The genomic stretch GGGGAGTTCGGGCTGGCAGAACATCTGCTCCCGGATGCCCCAGCGCAGTTCTTGTCGCCGATCCTCCCCCGGGATTCGAAATTTCTCCCATTCTCGtttatattcaaaatatttggcCACCGGGTCGGTTTTTCCCCGGTTACGTCCCAGCGGCTCGAACCGCGGAGGAATGAAGGATTTGGGTTGTCCCGCCACAGCAGCGTACTGAGAAGGAAGAGAGCTCCGGCTCCCCAAATCCccgaggagggaggggggactCTCCCCACGGGGCCACCGTCGAGGGGATTCATCGAGGGAGCTGCTGCTCGTCTCGATTTCCCCCTCGGAGATGCTGTCCTCCGGACTTGTCCTTCGCTGAAGCATTTTCTGCCTCAGGCTCCAAACCTCAGCCTCGCTCTCCACCTCGCTGGTCACCGACTCATCGGAGACCTCTACTCCGCCATCGGGTCTGTGCCTCAGcactttccttttcattaccaACCTCCTGGTTCCCCTCCGATCCTCCGAAAATGTAGGAAGGGACAGCTGCCCCCCCAAAACAAGGGAGTTCTTGGCGTAGGGATCGTCATGGGGACGTGCCCGCTCCTCGCCGTCTCCTTGCTGGCCGTACAGCCGGCCCAGGGCCAGCATGGCCCCCGGCTGCTCCTCATCATCCGGAGCGGCCCACCTATACCTGTCCGGTCCTGTCATCTCCTCCATGATTTCCGCCAAACTGGGTggattctgaaaaagaaaaaaggaaaaaaaaataccaaaaaaccccagagttAATTTCTTGCAGCACGTTTGAACTGGCCAAAGACATAAAGAGGGCTCTGACTCTCAACTTCTGGGGTTCAGGGGTGTTGATTTAGGTTGCAGTTAATCGGACGGGGGTCTGGGAGCCCTGGCCGCGCTGCTAAACGTCCTGCCGCCAGCAGAAGGCTCTTTCCCTGCGGCAAATGGAAAGGCAGCACAGCTATAAAGCCCTGAAGCCCCCCCTGAGGCAACCCCTGCTTGAAAAGCAAGCTAAAATTAATTACGTGGTACATAAAGTACTAACGGGATGACAGACAAATGCCAGGCAGAGGTATTAATGATTTTCCCCTCAtaccttcttttaaaaacaccGTATCTAGTCGTTATTTAATCTAGGGACATCCGAGAGGGTGTTTGACTTCCGCAGAGGAGAAAGCGCAGCGCAGCATGTTTAGGTGCTTTTGGGTTGTTGTAGCCGAGACCGGTTGTAGTAAACCTCAAGACCTGCAGTGAAAAGGGATCCGGCCACAGTTTCCACTCATGACACAGGTTTGGGATGTCTTTACGCCACGAAGGGGgtttggaaggagaaaaaaaaggaaaaaaaaaaaaaaaagcaagtttgaaCCGTGCCGTTACAAAATGTTAGAGCAGATGGTGCGGCGAGATGAATGGCAGCCGTTAGCGGGCTGTCTGAAGTGTTGATGCTGGCTGAGCGCGGTGCGAAAATGGAAAGGGCTCTGTGACGGCTCCGCGCGGATAGCAAAAGGCTAGCCGGGAACGTGCTGCTGCCGTGCCTGGGCTGACAGAGCAGATCCCATCGTGCGGCAGCggctgggggaagaggagggattAAAAAAGTGCAAAAGAAGAGACTTGAGTAAGATGAAGCTGTCTAAGCTAAGCCCCCTTGGCCCTTCCCATGCTCTGTTAGGAACACcgaggtgttaaaaaaaaatatagagaaTTATTCTGCGAGTAACAATTATTTCATAGAGCGAGCCTATAGGTGTAATAAAAGTCAGGTAAAAACACTAAATGCCccaatttccttctttctctgcagacCCTGAGGAGCTGCCAGCAACTAGTTAAGGCTCCGAGACAGCGGCTATGGCCGAGGAGAGCGCATTTACCAGTCAAGAGCAACTCCTGAGGAGGGTgcaggagctggaagaggaggtgaagcggctGCAGGAGAAGCTCCGAGAGGACAAGGAGggcactgggagaagaggggcTCCTTCGGCCCCCGGGAAAGCCAAGAAAAGCCAACAACGGCCATTCGATTTCGGCGCCCACGGCCGCAGACATGTGGCACTGAAGATCGCCTACCTGGGCTGGGGCTACCAGGGGTTTGCCAGCCAGGAGAACACCAGCAACACCATCGAAGAGAAACTGTTTGAAGCCCTGAAGAAGACACGGCTGGTAGATGACAGACAGACCTCCAACTACCACCGCTGCGGGCGGACGGACAAAGGAGTCAGTGCCTTTGGACAGGTCAGGATCCCACCCCCCCAAGCTTTCCCGGATTTCAGGGCTCCTGTGTGGGATGGAGATCCCACAGTGACGAGCCCAGGCAGCACAGGTTGGATTCATTGTTTAAAAGCTGACAGCTTTTAAATCTCAAAGCGAGCCTTGGTGAAGGCTTCCTGCACGTGGAATGAGGATTTTAGACCCTCAAAGTGTTTATTAGTGCTAAGTTTTTTCCCGTATTAGTGCTAGTTTTTTCCATATCagtgctacttttttttccaggggcCTGTTTTGAGAGGATGAAATGTGTTTTAGGCTGCGGCTTCCCCAATAGATCAGTGCTGCCAAAAAAAGGCGAGATGGCCTTTCCTTGGCAGAGCCCTCTCAGCTGATTTAACTCCCTAACCCCacaaaaacttaaaagaaaaaaaatccaagaatcAGATAGCTtcctgcagagccaggcagctGAATTCCTGCGCAGAAGGGTCCAAGGGGAGTCACAGCTAGCAGAAGGGAGCGTGGGAGTGGGAGCCGGCCCGCTTGGTGGGCACAGAGCCATCGGGCTGGCCGAGCCGCTGGGGAAAGCTCAGCCCTTCCTGTGCCGTGATGGCTTCGCTGCTGCGCctgtctctccttccctcccggCTCAGGAAGGGGAGCTGGCTTAGCTTTTGCCTCGCCC from Buteo buteo chromosome 9, bButBut1.hap1.1, whole genome shotgun sequence encodes the following:
- the HYLS1 gene encoding LOW QUALITY PROTEIN: centriolar and ciliogenesis-associated protein HYLS1 (The sequence of the model RefSeq protein was modified relative to this genomic sequence to represent the inferred CDS: deleted 1 base in 1 codon), which gives rise to MAAARRRCFSPPVQSEGGQPVERHPRRPMAPPRRAGLGGGLFKRRRRLAAGNGRAGRTGAAGPCQNPPSLAEIMEEMTGPDRYRWAAPDDEEQPGAMLALGRLYGQQGDGEERARPHDDPYAKNSLVLGGQLSLPTFSEDRRGTRRLVMKRKVLRHRPDGGVEVSDESVTSEVESEAEVWSLRQKMLQRRTSPEDSISEGEIETSSSSLDESPRRWPRGESPPSLLGDLGSRSSLPSQYAAVAGQPKSFIPPRFEPLGRNRGKTDPVAKYFEYKREWEKFRIPGEDRRQELRWGIREQMFCQPELPVKPRRPAVPNTYAVPTEKKRAALRWEVRWDLANGLLPRKNTSS